Proteins from one Faecalibacterium sp. I3-3-33 genomic window:
- a CDS encoding helix-turn-helix domain-containing protein — translation MYFNSGYLNNSRLDFKDYSKPLVVGSCGTYRLKKRSKLPTFWAKGRRDYQILYVASGKAHFWFDGVEEVVTSGHMVLYQPKEIQKYVYYVEDHPEVFWIHFTGYDIKNILNYHGIPLDKHVFYSGTLPDYKMLFRKIIRELQQCEYGYEDYIASLFNIILLLVSRQQQESEKTTTSIPEEIEAAVAYFNENYNTKVSVDDYAESLHISTNWFIRNFKQYMKISPAQYILSLRMVNAQSLLENTEYNIGEIAEIVGYDNPLYFSRVFKKEYGVSPAQYRKNLEESTEK, via the coding sequence ATGTATTTCAACTCAGGATATTTGAACAACTCCCGTTTGGATTTCAAAGACTACTCAAAGCCGCTGGTCGTAGGCAGTTGCGGCACTTATCGCTTGAAAAAACGCTCTAAGCTACCTACTTTTTGGGCAAAGGGTCGCAGAGACTATCAAATCCTCTATGTGGCATCTGGTAAAGCACACTTCTGGTTCGATGGTGTTGAGGAAGTGGTGACTTCTGGACACATGGTGCTTTATCAGCCGAAAGAAATCCAGAAGTATGTCTATTATGTAGAAGATCATCCAGAGGTGTTCTGGATTCACTTTACAGGATACGATATCAAAAACATCCTGAACTATCACGGAATACCATTGGACAAGCACGTTTTTTACAGCGGCACACTGCCGGATTACAAAATGCTGTTCCGAAAGATCATCCGGGAACTGCAACAATGTGAATATGGCTATGAAGACTATATTGCTTCTCTCTTCAACATCATTCTGCTTTTAGTAAGCAGGCAACAACAGGAAAGCGAGAAAACAACTACAAGTATCCCCGAAGAAATCGAAGCCGCCGTTGCCTACTTTAACGAGAATTATAATACAAAGGTCAGTGTGGACGATTACGCAGAATCGCTGCATATCAGTACGAACTGGTTTATCCGTAATTTTAAGCAGTACATGAAAATAAGCCCTGCACAATACATCCTGTCCCTTCGGATGGTAAATGCACAAAGCTTGTTGGAGAACACCGAATACAATATTGGAGAAATTGCAGAGATCGTAGGGTATGATAACCCACTTTATTTTAGCCGGGTATTCAAGAAAGAGTATGGTGTCAGTCCGGCACAGTACCGAAAGAATCTGGAAGAATCTACTGAAAAATGA
- a CDS encoding maltose acetyltransferase domain-containing protein encodes MHSQQVYDPTDESIMAEQELCMERPYAYNHTRPSEHAKRAQPLKEMLAECGAGC; translated from the coding sequence ATCCACAGCCAACAAGTCTACGACCCAACGGACGAATCCATCATGGCAGAGCAGGAACTTTGCATGGAGCGGCCGTATGCTTATAATCATACCCGCCCTTCCGAACACGCAAAACGGGCGCAGCCTTTGAAAGAAATGCTTGCAGAGTGCGGCGCAGGCTGCTGA
- a CDS encoding carboxynorspermidine decarboxylase, with amino-acid sequence MRVRDSRPPFAGLANLSEEQLHRLPTPCYLLDEAKLCRNGEILLGVQQHTGCRILLAQKAFSNFNVYPVLAPYLAGTEASGLYESRLGREELPEKENHVFCAAYRADEFEELLQYADHIVFNSPSQLVKFGPAAKAAGKSIGLRINPECSTQEGHEIYDPCAPGSRLGTTRAQWDAAVAAHPELPALLDGLHFHTLCEQDADALAVTLAAVEKKFADLLPRMKWLNFGGGHHITRPGYALAALENCILSVRQKYGVQVYLEPGEAWALNAGYLVTTVLDTLRNGNTSLAILDMSAACHTPDVIEMPYRPPLLDAGEAGEKAHTVRLGGPTCLAGDIIGDYSFDAPLAEDDKLIFGDMAIYTTCKNNTFNGMPLPPIWLLGADGNCRELVHFGYQDFKMRLGAQ; translated from the coding sequence ATGCGGGTGCGCGACAGCCGCCCGCCCTTTGCGGGGCTGGCAAACCTGTCCGAGGAGCAGCTGCACCGCCTGCCCACCCCCTGCTATCTGCTGGACGAAGCCAAACTGTGCCGCAACGGTGAGATCCTGCTGGGTGTGCAGCAGCACACCGGGTGCCGCATTCTGCTGGCGCAGAAGGCTTTTTCCAACTTTAACGTCTACCCGGTGCTGGCACCCTATCTGGCAGGTACCGAGGCCAGCGGCCTGTACGAGAGCCGCTTGGGCAGGGAAGAACTGCCGGAGAAGGAGAACCATGTGTTCTGCGCCGCCTACCGGGCAGATGAGTTTGAGGAATTGCTGCAGTACGCCGACCACATCGTGTTCAACTCGCCCAGCCAGCTGGTAAAGTTCGGCCCGGCGGCAAAGGCAGCGGGCAAAAGCATCGGTCTGCGCATCAACCCGGAGTGCTCCACGCAGGAGGGTCATGAAATTTACGACCCCTGCGCACCCGGCAGCCGTCTGGGAACCACCCGTGCTCAGTGGGACGCCGCTGTGGCAGCGCACCCGGAGCTGCCCGCCCTGCTGGACGGTCTGCACTTCCATACCCTGTGCGAGCAGGACGCCGATGCGCTGGCGGTAACGCTGGCCGCAGTGGAGAAAAAGTTTGCAGACCTGCTGCCCAGAATGAAATGGCTCAACTTCGGCGGGGGACACCACATCACCCGCCCGGGTTACGCCCTTGCTGCGCTGGAAAACTGCATCCTCTCGGTGCGGCAGAAGTACGGCGTACAGGTGTATCTGGAGCCCGGCGAGGCATGGGCGCTGAACGCAGGCTATCTGGTCACTACCGTGCTGGACACCCTGCGCAACGGGAATACCAGTCTTGCCATTCTGGATATGTCCGCAGCCTGCCACACCCCGGATGTCATCGAGATGCCCTACCGCCCGCCGCTGCTGGATGCCGGCGAGGCAGGGGAGAAGGCACACACTGTCCGGCTGGGCGGCCCCACCTGCCTTGCGGGGGATATCATCGGGGATTACAGCTTTGACGCCCCCCTTGCCGAGGACGATAAGCTCATCTTCGGCGATATGGCCATCTACACCACCTGCAAGAACAACACCTTCAATGGGATGCCCCTGCCGCCTATCTGGCTGCTGGGCGCAGACGGTAATTGCCGGGAGCTGGTGCACTTCGGTTATCAGGACTTCAAAATGCGCTTGGGCGCACAGTAA
- a CDS encoding MFS transporter, translating into MTEKRYLKWYNKVGYGSGDIAGNVVYAFLSSFVMIYLTNTVGLNPGIVGTLIAVSKLLDGVTDIFFGSLIDKTHSKMGKARPWMLYGYIGCAITLVAIFAIPTNLGQFAQYAWFLIAYTLLNAVFYTANNIAYSALTALITKNSAEQVEMGSWRFMFAFATSLLIQSITLGAVTALGGGAAGWRTVAIIYAIIGLLVNTLSVFSVKELPEGELVDTTDKKEIEQDEKYNLVQAAKLLAGNKYYMMICVTYILQQIYGAMISMGTYYATYILGNQNLFGVFSWAINIPLIIALVFTPTLVAKWNGMYKLNVMSYTLATVARALVAVAGYMGSGNVPLMLLFTAIAALGQGPWQGDMNAVIAACSEHTWLTKHKRVDGTMYSCTSLGVKLGGGLGTAITGWLLAASHFDSALTVQPDSCINMLKIMYLVIPFVLDAIITFILSRMKVEEANEKLRAAV; encoded by the coding sequence ATGACTGAGAAACGTTATCTAAAGTGGTATAATAAAGTCGGCTATGGTTCAGGCGATATTGCAGGCAACGTGGTGTATGCATTCCTGTCCTCCTTCGTCATGATCTATCTGACCAACACCGTTGGCCTGAACCCCGGTATTGTCGGCACTTTGATTGCAGTTTCCAAACTGCTGGACGGTGTGACGGACATTTTCTTTGGTTCTTTAATTGACAAAACGCATTCTAAGATGGGCAAAGCCCGTCCTTGGATGCTGTACGGCTACATTGGCTGTGCCATTACGCTGGTGGCAATTTTCGCCATCCCGACCAATCTGGGACAGTTTGCACAGTACGCATGGTTCCTGATCGCATATACTCTGCTGAACGCTGTATTCTACACTGCCAACAACATTGCTTACTCTGCACTGACTGCTCTCATCACGAAGAACAGTGCCGAACAGGTCGAGATGGGTTCTTGGCGTTTCATGTTCGCCTTTGCCACCAGCCTGCTCATCCAGTCCATTACGCTGGGTGCTGTTACGGCATTGGGCGGTGGTGCTGCCGGTTGGCGCACTGTTGCAATCATCTACGCCATCATCGGTCTGCTTGTCAACACCCTCTCCGTTTTCTCCGTGAAGGAACTGCCGGAAGGCGAATTGGTGGATACCACCGACAAAAAGGAAATCGAGCAGGACGAAAAGTACAATCTGGTTCAGGCTGCAAAGCTGCTTGCTGGTAACAAATATTATATGATGATTTGCGTCACCTACATTTTGCAGCAGATCTACGGTGCCATGATCAGCATGGGCACCTACTATGCAACCTACATCCTTGGCAACCAGAATCTGTTCGGTGTATTCTCTTGGGCAATCAACATTCCTCTGATCATCGCACTGGTGTTCACCCCGACCTTGGTTGCAAAGTGGAATGGAATGTATAAGCTGAATGTAATGAGCTATACTCTGGCAACCGTTGCCCGTGCACTGGTCGCTGTGGCAGGTTATATGGGCAGCGGTAATGTTCCCCTGATGCTGCTCTTTACCGCAATCGCTGCTCTGGGTCAGGGCCCTTGGCAGGGCGACATGAACGCCGTAATCGCAGCTTGCTCTGAGCACACTTGGCTGACGAAGCACAAGCGTGTGGACGGCACGATGTACTCCTGCACTTCTCTGGGCGTAAAACTTGGCGGCGGTCTTGGCACCGCAATCACCGGCTGGCTGCTGGCAGCAAGCCACTTTGACAGCGCTCTGACCGTTCAGCCGGATTCCTGTATCAATATGCTGAAGATTATGTATCTTGTGATTCCGTTCGTTCTGGATGCCATCATCACCTTCATTCTCTCTCGTATGAAGGTCGAAGAAGCAAATGAAAAACTGCGTGCAGCAGTCTGA
- a CDS encoding extracellular solute-binding protein, with amino-acid sequence MNRLLTEFNDTVGKEKGVLLNVTNMTNSAVIGSQLQEAQSGKPGALDLPDLFSAHPADAEALGVEKLVDWNDWSSAEEMAAYVPGFVQDGVIAGKQIVFPVSKSTQLLFLNGSQYARFAADTGAQLEKLDTWDGFFEIAAAYRQWSQGKPFCALDYPLRLAELNALEQGAGTLYKDNWYDLDNEAFHASWLEFARGLVRGDIIVSDLYSNTQVMTGETLAGLGSSAAILYYNDVVTYPDNTTEPTDLLLAALPHAANANTLLMPQAGVGLCAFKTTERKAEAAAVFLRWLTEQQRNLDFAAATGYMPVVNAAFDAIADYPFPQQSYQRLYDVYNQMRAEDTPLSEPAMVGYHARAKVLYDQLRQRQKQYPQRLADGEALAEETWQLLCADI; translated from the coding sequence ATGAACCGTCTGCTGACCGAGTTCAACGATACGGTGGGCAAGGAAAAGGGCGTTCTGCTCAACGTGACCAACATGACCAACAGCGCCGTGATCGGCAGCCAGCTGCAGGAGGCGCAGTCCGGCAAACCCGGCGCGCTGGATCTGCCGGATCTGTTCTCGGCGCACCCCGCCGACGCCGAGGCGCTGGGCGTGGAAAAACTGGTGGATTGGAACGACTGGTCTTCTGCCGAGGAGATGGCGGCTTATGTGCCCGGTTTTGTACAGGACGGGGTGATTGCAGGAAAGCAGATCGTGTTCCCGGTGTCCAAATCCACCCAGCTGCTCTTTTTAAACGGCTCTCAGTACGCCCGCTTTGCGGCAGATACCGGGGCGCAGCTGGAGAAGCTGGATACATGGGACGGCTTTTTTGAGATAGCTGCCGCCTACCGACAGTGGTCGCAGGGCAAGCCCTTCTGTGCGCTGGACTACCCCTTGCGTCTGGCAGAACTGAACGCGCTGGAACAGGGTGCAGGCACTCTTTATAAAGACAACTGGTACGATCTTGACAACGAAGCTTTCCACGCCTCATGGCTGGAATTTGCCCGGGGTCTGGTGCGGGGAGACATCATCGTTTCAGACCTGTACTCCAACACGCAGGTGATGACCGGCGAGACACTGGCCGGTCTTGGCAGCTCTGCTGCCATCCTCTATTATAATGATGTAGTCACCTACCCAGACAACACCACCGAGCCCACCGACCTGCTGCTGGCAGCGCTGCCCCATGCCGCCAACGCCAACACTCTGCTGATGCCGCAGGCCGGTGTAGGCCTGTGCGCTTTCAAGACCACTGAACGCAAGGCCGAAGCCGCCGCAGTGTTTTTGCGGTGGCTCACCGAGCAGCAGCGCAACTTGGACTTTGCTGCCGCCACCGGCTATATGCCGGTAGTCAACGCCGCCTTTGACGCCATTGCGGACTACCCCTTCCCCCAGCAGAGCTACCAGCGGCTGTACGATGTCTACAACCAGATGCGTGCCGAGGACACGCCTCTGTCTGAGCCCGCCATGGTGGGCTACCATGCCCGCGCCAAGGTGCTTTACGACCAGCTGCGCCAGCGCCAGAAGCAGTACCCCCAGCGGCTTGCGGACGGGGAGGCGCTGGCCGAGGAGACATGGCAACTGCTGTGCGCGGACATCTGA
- a CDS encoding saccharopine dehydrogenase family protein, with amino-acid sequence MSKVLIIGCGGVASVAIHKCCQVPEVFTEICIASRTKAKCDKLAAELAPTTATKITTAQVDADKVEEVIALIKAYQPDLVMNIALPYQDLTIMDACLACGVNYMDTANYEPENTDDPEWRAIYEKRCKEAGFSAYFDYSWQWAYAKKFEEAGLTALLGSGFDPGVTQAYCAYAKKHEFDTIDTIDILDCNGGDHGYAFATNFNPEINLREVSAPGSYWENGHWVEIPAMSIKREYNFDQVGDKDMYLLHHEEIESLAKNIPEAKRIRFFMTFGQSYLDHMRCLEDVGMLSTTPVNFNGQEIVPIQFLKALLPDPASLGPRTKGKTNIGCIFTGKKDGKDKTYYIYNVCDHQECYKEVGSQAISYTTGVPAMCGALMLLTGKWTTKGVHTVEEFDPDPYLDALDKYGLPRSESHNPALVD; translated from the coding sequence ATGAGCAAAGTTCTGATCATTGGCTGCGGTGGCGTGGCCTCCGTTGCCATCCATAAGTGCTGCCAGGTGCCCGAGGTGTTCACCGAGATCTGCATCGCCAGCCGTACCAAAGCAAAGTGCGATAAGCTGGCTGCCGAGCTGGCTCCCACCACCGCCACCAAGATCACCACCGCACAGGTGGACGCAGACAAGGTGGAGGAGGTCATCGCTCTCATCAAGGCGTACCAGCCTGATCTGGTAATGAACATCGCCCTGCCTTATCAGGATCTGACCATTATGGACGCCTGCCTTGCCTGCGGCGTCAACTACATGGATACCGCCAACTACGAGCCCGAGAACACCGACGACCCGGAGTGGCGCGCCATCTACGAGAAGCGCTGCAAGGAGGCCGGTTTCTCTGCCTACTTTGATTACAGCTGGCAGTGGGCCTACGCCAAAAAGTTCGAGGAAGCCGGTCTGACCGCCCTGCTGGGCAGCGGCTTTGACCCGGGTGTAACCCAGGCATACTGCGCCTACGCCAAAAAGCACGAGTTCGATACCATTGATACCATCGATATCCTGGACTGCAACGGCGGCGACCACGGCTATGCCTTTGCCACCAACTTCAACCCTGAGATCAACCTGCGCGAGGTGTCCGCCCCCGGCAGCTACTGGGAGAACGGCCACTGGGTGGAGATCCCGGCTATGAGCATCAAGCGGGAGTACAACTTCGATCAGGTGGGCGACAAGGATATGTATCTGCTGCACCACGAGGAGATCGAGTCTCTGGCAAAGAACATCCCGGAGGCAAAGCGCATCCGCTTCTTCATGACCTTTGGCCAGAGCTATCTGGACCACATGCGCTGTCTGGAGGACGTGGGCATGCTGTCCACCACCCCTGTCAACTTCAACGGACAGGAGATCGTGCCCATCCAGTTCCTCAAGGCACTGCTGCCGGACCCCGCCAGCCTTGGCCCCCGTACCAAGGGCAAGACCAACATCGGTTGCATCTTTACCGGCAAAAAGGACGGCAAGGACAAGACCTACTACATCTACAACGTCTGCGACCATCAGGAGTGCTACAAAGAAGTGGGCAGTCAGGCCATCAGCTACACCACCGGCGTGCCGGCTATGTGCGGCGCCCTGATGCTGCTTACCGGCAAGTGGACTACCAAGGGCGTGCACACTGTCGAGGAGTTTGATCCCGATCCGTATCTGGATGCACTGGATAAGTACGGCCTGCCCCGCTCCGAGAGCCATAACCCGGCTCTGGTGGACTGA
- a CDS encoding glycoside hydrolase family 2 TIM barrel-domain containing protein, producing MAAFDFAKVKDPTFFKENVLNAHASFRTYASREEYLAGESSLALKLDGIWKFAYAKNYTSAIPGFEKTDYDCSGWDDIHVPAHIQMEGYDIPQYANVQYPWDGREEVQPGEIPQRFNPVASYVKYFELPESMQGKPVHIEFEGVESGMALWLNGSYVGYTEDSFSAHAFDLTPYLQPGVNKLAVQVFKWTSSSWCEDQDFFRFSGIFRSVWLYAIPTVHLEDVSVKTLFAGDDFAHSTLEVALQVEGKGAARLTLRRSELEVFSEKIALNGGSVLFSHAVENPHLWSAEDPALYELEIELLDDAGHLVEVTGQKVGFRKFELKNNRMLLNGKRIVFKGANRHEFSSITGRAVGVHTHEELLRDIITMKQNNINAIRTSHYQNQDALYDLCDEYGLYLIAENNLESHGTWDIHQAGIRGIEGVLPNDKPEWKAVLFDRMNSTYQRDKNHPAVLIWSLGNESFGGETLLQMAEMVRRFDDTRLVHYEGVVNDPRFPETTDIESHMYSTVKDIKEYLAQGDKRPYIECEYSHAMGNSNGALHKYTELADQKNCGYQGGFIWDYIDQSIWKKDRYGKWFQAYGGDFGERPTDYNFSGNGIAYGGDRAPSPKMQEVKFCYQNIAVSIDNSGFEVWNKNLFTSTGAFDCVALLHRDGKLYQQQELTNIDVAPEERSSFPLPFMVPALPGEYAVTISFRLKEDTSWAKKGHEVAFGQGVIAVVRSIPSKKVTPFTVTHGTHNIGVRGENFDVLFSDLKDGLTSYRYAGKEMIQEIPRPNFWRAPTDNDCGNNMGGVRGQWKLASLYATAKGIGKEIPSVHGGTILQNPTCEVEADSVVVTYLYNLQTSPAAECSLQYRVFGDGRIQTTLHYDPVEGLAAMPEFGVLFKIDADYDTVEWYGNGPAETYWDRQHGAKLGIYQNKVADNMAQYLVPQECGAKTAVRWAKVVDRKGRGLLFTADAAKPMFFSALPYTPHEMESAKHPYELPPVHYTVIRAMGEQMGVGGDDSWGANVHPEYIPDVTKPVEFTFTFRGI from the coding sequence ATGGCTGCATTTGATTTTGCAAAAGTAAAAGACCCCACCTTTTTCAAGGAAAACGTGCTGAATGCTCATGCAAGTTTCCGTACTTACGCTTCCCGCGAAGAATATCTGGCAGGAGAATCTTCGCTTGCGCTGAAGCTGGACGGTATCTGGAAATTCGCCTACGCAAAGAACTACACCAGTGCCATCCCCGGCTTTGAAAAGACAGATTACGATTGCAGCGGCTGGGATGACATTCATGTTCCGGCACACATCCAGATGGAGGGCTACGACATTCCCCAGTACGCGAATGTTCAGTATCCGTGGGATGGCCGTGAAGAAGTACAGCCGGGCGAGATCCCGCAGCGGTTCAATCCGGTGGCAAGCTATGTAAAATACTTCGAGCTGCCGGAATCCATGCAGGGCAAGCCCGTCCACATCGAGTTCGAGGGTGTGGAAAGCGGCATGGCTCTTTGGCTGAACGGGTCTTATGTGGGTTACACAGAGGACAGCTTTTCCGCACACGCATTCGATCTGACGCCCTATCTCCAGCCGGGCGTGAACAAACTTGCTGTGCAGGTGTTCAAGTGGACTTCCTCCAGCTGGTGCGAAGACCAGGACTTCTTCCGCTTCTCCGGCATCTTCCGCAGTGTGTGGCTGTACGCCATCCCCACCGTGCATCTGGAAGATGTATCCGTCAAAACGCTGTTTGCCGGGGATGATTTCGCTCATTCCACACTGGAAGTTGCATTGCAGGTGGAGGGCAAGGGCGCAGCCCGTCTGACCCTGCGCCGCAGTGAACTGGAAGTGTTCTCCGAAAAAATCGCACTGAACGGCGGCTCTGTTCTGTTCAGCCATGCGGTGGAGAACCCCCACCTGTGGAGTGCAGAGGACCCGGCTCTGTATGAACTGGAAATCGAGCTGCTGGACGATGCAGGCCATCTGGTAGAGGTGACCGGGCAGAAAGTCGGTTTCCGCAAGTTCGAATTGAAGAACAATCGGATGCTGCTCAACGGCAAGCGCATCGTGTTCAAGGGTGCCAACCGTCATGAGTTCAGCTCCATTACGGGTCGTGCTGTGGGCGTACACACCCATGAGGAACTGCTTCGGGATATCATCACCATGAAGCAGAACAACATCAATGCCATCCGTACCAGCCATTACCAGAATCAGGATGCACTGTACGACCTGTGCGACGAGTATGGTCTGTATCTGATCGCAGAGAACAATCTGGAATCCCATGGCACATGGGACATCCATCAGGCGGGCATTCGCGGCATCGAGGGCGTTTTGCCCAATGATAAGCCGGAGTGGAAAGCTGTCTTGTTTGACCGCATGAATTCCACTTACCAGCGTGATAAAAATCATCCTGCTGTTCTGATCTGGTCTCTGGGCAACGAATCGTTTGGCGGTGAGACCTTGCTCCAGATGGCAGAGATGGTCCGTCGCTTTGATGACACCCGTCTGGTGCATTACGAAGGTGTGGTCAATGATCCCCGCTTCCCGGAGACCACCGACATCGAGAGCCATATGTACAGCACGGTCAAGGACATTAAAGAGTATTTGGCACAGGGCGATAAGCGGCCTTATATCGAGTGCGAATATTCTCATGCTATGGGCAACTCCAACGGTGCTTTGCACAAGTACACGGAACTTGCCGATCAGAAGAACTGCGGCTATCAGGGCGGTTTTATCTGGGATTACATCGACCAGTCCATCTGGAAAAAGGACCGCTACGGCAAGTGGTTCCAAGCCTACGGCGGCGACTTCGGCGAGCGTCCTACCGACTATAATTTCAGCGGAAACGGCATTGCCTACGGTGGTGACCGTGCTCCTTCTCCCAAGATGCAGGAGGTCAAGTTCTGCTATCAGAACATCGCCGTTTCCATCGACAATTCTGGATTTGAAGTCTGGAATAAGAACCTGTTCACCTCTACGGGTGCTTTCGACTGCGTTGCACTGCTGCACCGTGATGGAAAGCTGTATCAGCAGCAGGAACTGACCAATATTGATGTTGCTCCCGAAGAGCGTTCCAGCTTCCCGCTGCCGTTTATGGTTCCTGCGCTCCCCGGTGAATATGCAGTGACCATCAGCTTCCGTTTGAAGGAGGACACCAGCTGGGCAAAGAAGGGTCATGAAGTCGCCTTTGGACAGGGTGTGATCGCTGTGGTCCGTTCCATTCCCAGCAAGAAGGTCACGCCGTTTACCGTTACGCACGGCACCCACAACATCGGTGTCCGTGGTGAGAATTTTGATGTTTTGTTCTCCGATCTGAAGGACGGTCTGACTTCCTACCGCTATGCCGGCAAAGAGATGATTCAGGAGATCCCCCGGCCCAACTTCTGGCGCGCTCCCACCGACAATGACTGCGGCAACAACATGGGCGGCGTTCGCGGCCAGTGGAAGCTGGCAAGCCTGTACGCCACTGCCAAGGGCATCGGCAAGGAGATTCCGTCTGTTCATGGCGGCACCATCCTCCAGAACCCCACCTGCGAGGTGGAAGCCGACAGCGTGGTCGTGACCTATCTCTATAACCTCCAGACCAGCCCCGCAGCAGAGTGCAGCCTGCAGTACCGTGTGTTCGGTGATGGCCGCATCCAGACCACCCTGCACTATGACCCGGTAGAAGGACTTGCAGCCATGCCGGAGTTCGGTGTGCTGTTCAAGATCGACGCCGACTACGACACGGTGGAATGGTACGGAAACGGCCCTGCGGAGACTTACTGGGATCGTCAGCATGGTGCAAAGCTGGGCATTTACCAGAACAAGGTCGCAGACAACATGGCACAGTACCTTGTGCCGCAGGAGTGCGGTGCAAAGACCGCTGTGCGCTGGGCAAAGGTAGTGGACCGCAAGGGTCGCGGGCTACTGTTTACCGCGGATGCCGCAAAGCCCATGTTCTTCTCTGCGCTGCCCTACACTCCCCATGAAATGGAGAGTGCCAAGCATCCCTACGAGCTGCCCCCGGTCCATTACACGGTCATCCGTGCTATGGGCGAGCAGATGGGCGTTGGCGGTGATGACAGCTGGGGTGCCAATGTCCACCCGGAGTATATTCCTGATGTGACTAAGCCTGTGGAGTTCACCTTTACGTTCCGTGGCATCTGA
- a CDS encoding DUF4300 family protein: MKRRTFLVCTAALFCSAFLAVGCTQKTSQPVLQQIEYSNLADSDTQALLSKLLQDAGVSDLRIQTFFDHVQKFNNAVDPAWLTTGFENAKPLDLKYDPYSMQDAWTEKYDTFPGWNCRITACGLFGDFITVTGKTDLDSAEDTLFMDYETLDSDPESLCGDERQKFDALFAPVKTTNTTDIPTHLKTIQQEWKKRGLSFVDDDKIRLVSVVLHDQFSETDNSLMIGHVGVMLPTSDAVYFVEKVAFQEPYRLLKFKNRTELSDYLMLKYDNSWGQDTAHTFIMENSDLMDGWRILEERENAS; the protein is encoded by the coding sequence TTGAAACGTCGAACTTTTCTTGTCTGCACCGCTGCACTTTTTTGCAGTGCATTTCTGGCGGTGGGCTGCACTCAAAAAACTTCTCAGCCTGTCCTTCAGCAAATCGAATACTCTAATTTGGCAGATTCGGATACACAGGCTCTTCTTTCCAAACTTTTGCAGGATGCTGGCGTATCTGACCTGCGGATACAGACCTTCTTTGATCATGTGCAAAAGTTCAACAATGCTGTGGACCCGGCATGGCTCACCACAGGGTTTGAAAATGCCAAGCCTTTGGATCTGAAATACGATCCTTACTCCATGCAGGACGCATGGACAGAAAAATACGATACCTTCCCCGGCTGGAACTGTCGGATCACTGCCTGTGGGCTGTTCGGTGATTTTATCACCGTCACGGGCAAGACAGACCTTGACTCAGCCGAGGACACCCTGTTTATGGACTATGAAACACTGGATTCTGACCCGGAATCCCTTTGCGGCGACGAACGGCAAAAGTTTGATGCGCTGTTCGCCCCGGTTAAAACCACCAATACGACCGATATTCCTACCCATTTGAAAACGATTCAGCAGGAATGGAAGAAACGCGGTCTCTCCTTCGTAGACGATGATAAGATCCGTCTCGTCTCCGTGGTTCTGCACGATCAGTTCTCTGAAACGGACAATTCTCTTATGATCGGTCATGTCGGCGTTATGCTTCCCACATCGGATGCAGTATATTTCGTCGAAAAGGTCGCTTTTCAAGAGCCGTATCGCTTGTTGAAGTTCAAAAATCGAACCGAGTTGAGCGATTATCTGATGCTGAAATACGACAACTCGTGGGGACAGGATACTGCCCACACCTTTATTATGGAAAATTCAGACCTGATGGACGGCTGGCGCATTCTTGAAGAACGGGAAAATGCAAGCTAA